Within Halorubrum lacusprofundi ATCC 49239, the genomic segment GAGGACGACGTGCCACTCCTCGGTCGCGTACTGGCCCGATCCGGGGCGGGCGTTGCGCGCGCCGTTCGTCAGGTAGATCGTCGGGAGACACTCGGACGGGAGGTCGTCGCCGCCGAAGACGTCCGGGCGATACACGAGGATGGCCCGGCCGCTCGGCTCCTCGTTCCACACCCGCCAGCCGTCCGGCAGCGCCTCGAAGCTCATGGACGGACTCCGTCGTCGAGACTTGAAAGGATCGCGCTCTCTGCGGGGGAGACTCGGTTTCAGCCGACCTCTCAGTCCACGATGTCGGAGCCGCCCGCCGGAATGAACTCCTGCAGCTGGTCGGCGCTCGCCACCTTCCGAACGAACGATTGGTCGGCGAAGCGCCCCTTTAGCTCGCGGTACACCATCATCGCGGCGTCGTTTTGGGCGTACATCCCCGGCTCCAGCGTGACGCTCGTCGCCACGCGATCGACGATCGCCGAGGGCGGCCCGCCGATGGCCTGCGTAACGGGCTCGCACTGGACGCCGACGGCGATCCGACAGGGCACGTCCTCGAAGTAGGTGCGGTCACCGCGGATCACGAAGCT encodes:
- a CDS encoding DUF5820 family protein, producing the protein MSFEALPDGWRVWNEEPSGRAILVYRPDVFGGDDLPSECLPTIYLTNGARNARPGSGQYATEEWHVVLFLEPEIEAIAETYESPEAGAAAAVDVAERFVAGDVDYRAAYQVPREEYFERLDEYVGEE